In Zea mays cultivar B73 chromosome 7, Zm-B73-REFERENCE-NAM-5.0, whole genome shotgun sequence, the following proteins share a genomic window:
- the LOC100383249 gene encoding uncharacterized protein LOC100383249 — protein MAGPGPKLRAAAAAPAPCIPDDALVEMFGLLPANSLHRFKCVSKAWCGLVTDPLHRQRFAQTLAGFLCRVDGDGGTESSRLTRPNATVPERKETTRRFVNVSGMAEPHPDASLSFLPPPDAEGLRDVILDARDGLVLLARARGHEPPDLHPPACYLVCNPATARWAWVPGSGWVPSASQRTALTYLLFDAAAEEEEEASPPHRFHFHLLQFRLDDMDSVRAVHTYASADGAWADRAGAWVHGGWRDWARGMALIQPGTGAAVARGALHLVVDTDGTSGPNNLVAVDAEGATRRAIPLPRRDVAEKDWHSVFVGRSRGRLHYVMCVRPPHGRLSEEEPLRLLVWVLQDYDAGEWVLKHTVGFPELFGRIACQFRVEYSVVAVHPDGNWVFFVRHWDRKLVAYDMDRREVRVVADLGPGGDVGDELPTPYVPLYSASAGLTNASVGFRVE, from the coding sequence ATGGCTGGCCCGGGCCCCAagctgcgcgcggcggcggcggcgcccgccccctgcaTCCCCGACGACGCGCTCGTCGAGATGTTCGGCCTCCTCCCCGCCAACTCCCTCCACCGCTTCAAGTGCGTCTCCAAGGCCTGGTGCGGCCTCGTCACGGACCCGCTCCACCGCCAGCGGTTCGCGCAGACCCTGGCGGGGTTCCTCTGCCGCGTGGACGGCGACGGCGGCACCGAGAGCTCGCGGCTCACGCGCCCCAACGCCACGGTCCCGGAGCGGAAGGAGACCACCCGGCGGTTCGTCAACGTCTCCGGGATGGCGGAGCCGCACCCCGACGCCTCCCTGTCCTTCCTGCcgcctcccgacgccgaggggctGCGCGACGTGATCCTGGACGCCCGCGACGGCCTCGTGCTCCTGGCCCGCGCCCGGGGGCACGAGCCCCCCGACCTCCACCCGCCGGCGTGCTACCTCGTGTGCAACCCGGCCACGGCGCGGTGGGCGTGGGTGCCGGGCTCCGGCTGGGTCCCCAGCGCCTCGCAGCGGACGGCGCTCACGTACCTGCTCTTCGACGCCGccgcggaggaggaggaggaggcgtcgCCGCCGCACCGGTTCCACTTCCACCTGCTCCAGTTCCGGCTCGACGACATGGACTCGGTGCGCGCGGTGCACACGTACGCGTCGGCCGACGGGGCGTGGGCCGACAGGGCGGGCGCCTGGGTCCACGGCGGGTGGCGGGACTGGGCCCGCGGCATGGCGCTCATCCAGCCGGGCACCGGCGCCGCCGTCGCCCGCGGCGCTCTGCACCTGGTGGTCGACACCGACGGCACGTCCGGCCCCAACAACCTGGTCGCCGTGGACGCGGAGGGCGCCACGCGCCGCGCCATCCCGCTGCCGCGCCGGGACGTGGCGGAGAAGGACTGGCACTCGGTGTTCGTGGGCCGCTCGCGGGGCCGCCTGCACTACGTCATGTGCGTGCGCCCGCCGCACGGCCGCCTGTCGGAGGAGGAGCCGCTGAGGCTCCTGGTCTGGGTGCTCCAGGACTACGACGCCGGGGAGTGGGTGCTCAAGCACACCGTCGGCTTCCCGGAGCTGTTCGGGAGGATCGCCTGCCAGTTCCGCGTCGAGTACAGCGTGGTCGCCGTCCACCCGGACGGCAACTGGGTTTTCTTTGTCCGGCACTGGGACCGGAAGCTGGTGGCCTACGACATGGATCGCAGGGAGGTGCGTGTTGTCGCCGATCTCGGTCCCGGAGGCGATGTCGGCGACGAGCTTCCTACTCCGTATGTTCCTCTGTACTCTGCGTCGGCGGGGCTGACGAATGCTAGTGTCGGATTCAGAGTAGAGTAG